The following are encoded in a window of Vigna unguiculata cultivar IT97K-499-35 chromosome 8, ASM411807v1, whole genome shotgun sequence genomic DNA:
- the LOC114194580 gene encoding acetylornithine aminotransferase, mitochondrial-like, with product MNAVYISPSHSISQPYYKPRQFFSLARESTLIGRSPGIQIRGRSVVSACLNVDVAAPNTGKTKLEKIKDVIEKEGKFLVRTYVRTPVVVERGEGCKLYDVEGKEYLDLSAGIAVNALGHGDVDWLKAVVEQAATLTHTSNIFYTIPQVELAKRLVDSSFADRVFFSNSGTESNEAAIKFARKHQRETTTNGKEPATEFIAFSNCFHGRTLGALALTSKVQYRTPFEPIMPGVTFLEYGNAQAATELIKQGKIAAVFVEPIQGEGGIYSATKEFLQSLRNACDETGTLLVFDEVQCGLGRTGFLWAHEAYGVFPDMMTLAKPLAGGLPIGAVLVTERIASSINYGDHGSTFAGSPLVCSAALAVFDKISNPDFLSSVSKKGLYFKELLKQKLGGNQHVKEIRGVGLIIGIDLDVPATPFVDACQNSGLLVLTAGKGNVVRIVPPLIITEKEIEQAVDILFQNLQVLDK from the exons ATGAATGCAGTTTACATTTCTCCAAGCCATTCAATTTCTCAACCATATTACAAACCCAGGCAATTTTTCAGTTTGGCAAGAGAGAGCACTTTGATCGGAAGAAGCCCTGGTATTCAGATTAGAGGTCGGAGTGTTGTGAGTGCGTGTCTTAATGTGGATGTTGCTGCACCAAACACTGGGAAGacaaaattagagaaaattaaGGATGTGATCGAGAAGGAAGGGAAGTTTTTGGTGCGGACATATGTAAGAACACCAGTGGTGGTTGAGAGGGGGGAAGGTTGCAAATTGTATGACGTTGAAGGGAAAGAATATTTAGATTTGAGTGCTGGGATTGCTGTCAATGCTCTGGGGCACGGTGATGTAGATTGGTTAAAAGCTGTTGTTGAACAAGCTGCCACCCTTACTCATACCAGCAATATATTCTACACAATACCTCAG GTAGAACTTGCAAAGCGTCTTGTGGATTCCTCTTTTGCTGATCGTGTGTTCTTTTCAAATTCTGGAACTGAATCAAATGAAGCAGctataaaatttgcaagaaaacaTCAGAGAGAAACAACAACTAATGGGAAGGAGCCAGCGACAGAGTTCATTGCTTTTAGTAACTGCTTCCATGGGAGAACCTTGGGTGCTCTTGCCTTGACAAGTAAAGTACAATACAGAACACCTTTTGAACCCATAATGCCTGGAGTGACCTTTTTAGAGTATGGAAATGCTCAGGCTGCAACAGAATTAATTAAGCAGGGCAAGATTGCTGCAGTTTTTGTGGAACCCATCCAAGGAGAAGGTGGAATTTACAGTGCCACAAAAGAATTTCTACAGTCCCTGCGCAATGCTTGTGATGAAACTGGGACACTTCTTGTGTTTGATGAG GTTCAATGTGGTTTAGGTAGAACAGGGTTTTTATGGGCCCATGAGGCATATGGTGTCTTCCCTGATATGATGACTCTTGCAAAGCCTCTTGCTGGAGGCCTACCTATTGGAGCAGTTTTGGTGACGGAGAGAATTGCTTCTTCTATTAATTACGGTGATCATGGAAGCACTTTTGCAGGAAGCCCTCTTGTTTGCAGTGCTGCTCTTGCtgtttttgataaaatttcaaatcCTGATTTTCTTTCATCGGTATCTAAGAAAGGCCTCTACTTCAAAGAACTACTCAAGCAGAAGTTGGGAGGAAACCAACATGTGAAAGAAATTCGTGGTGTTGGGCTAATCATAGGAATAGATTTAGATGTACCTGCCACGCCCTTTGTTGATGCTTGTCAAAATTCTGGCCTGTTAGTGTTGACTGCTGGAAAAGGAAATGTAGTGAGGATTGTCCCACCATTGATCATAACAGAGAAGGAGATTGAGCAAGCTGTCGACATTTTGTTCCAAAATTTACAAGTTCTTGATAAGTAA